One window from the genome of Streptococcus halotolerans encodes:
- a CDS encoding DUF1129 domain-containing protein: MDLNNLTHKNQEFIHIATKQLIQDGKSDTEIKTILEDILPTIEENQKNGIPARSFLGAPTTWAAQFTKSEAEIKAEAQEAKNTNPWLMWTDASLFWLGFLGVITGLLALTNNQTQSYGLLSLIVVGLGGGAFLYTTYYYIYRHMGKEKSQRPNFWKSIGLLGLLMIGWLVLFSATTFLPAAINPQLPPLLLILIGAVAFAIRYYLKKKYNILSAMSAQATPRR, from the coding sequence ATGGATTTAAACAATCTCACTCACAAAAATCAAGAATTTATTCACATTGCTACTAAACAATTGATACAAGACGGCAAATCAGATACTGAAATTAAAACTATTTTAGAAGATATTTTGCCAACCATCGAAGAAAATCAAAAAAATGGTATTCCCGCGCGTTCTTTCCTCGGGGCTCCAACAACGTGGGCTGCGCAATTCACTAAATCAGAAGCAGAGATAAAAGCAGAAGCTCAAGAAGCCAAAAATACAAACCCTTGGCTTATGTGGACGGATGCTTCACTCTTTTGGCTTGGTTTCCTTGGCGTCATCACAGGTCTCCTTGCTCTTACCAATAACCAAACCCAATCTTACGGTTTATTATCACTAATAGTTGTTGGACTAGGTGGCGGAGCCTTTCTCTACACCACTTACTACTATATCTATCGTCATATGGGCAAAGAAAAATCCCAACGCCCAAATTTTTGGAAAAGCATTGGTCTCTTAGGACTTCTGATGATCGGTTGGTTAGTTCTGTTTAGTGCCACTACCTTTTTACCAGCAGCTATCAACCCACAATTACCTCCGCTCTTACTTATTCTAATAGGCGCAGTCGCTTTTGCTATCCGCTACTACCTCAAGAAAAAATACAATATTTTGAGTGCTATGTCAGCACAAGCTACACCTCGAAGATAA
- a CDS encoding magnesium transporter CorA family protein codes for MKQMFLSTGIDFKEIDTFEPGAWINLVNPSQEESHQIAERFNIDISDLRAPLDIEETSRITVEDDYTLILVDVPIYEERNNKNYYMTIPLGIIVAENAVITTCLEELSIFDQFKNHRVKGFYTFMKTRFIFQLLYRNAILYLTALRSIDRQSDRIEAQLEDATRNEQLIDMMELEKSIVYLKASLKMNERIVKKLSSNTSSLKKYVEDEDLLEDTLIETQQAIEMAGIYENVLNAMAETSAAIINNNQNTIMKTLALMTMALDIPTVIFSAYGMNFQNNWLPLNGLPHAFWYIVFIASVLSMLVVLYFIRKKWF; via the coding sequence ATGAAACAAATGTTTCTGTCAACAGGAATTGACTTCAAAGAAATTGATACGTTCGAGCCCGGTGCTTGGATTAATTTGGTCAATCCTTCCCAGGAAGAATCCCATCAAATAGCTGAACGCTTCAATATTGACATTTCCGATTTACGAGCTCCCCTCGATATTGAAGAAACTTCTCGTATCACGGTTGAAGATGATTATACTTTGATTCTCGTCGACGTTCCTATCTATGAAGAGCGTAACAACAAAAACTACTATATGACTATTCCTCTGGGTATCATCGTCGCTGAAAATGCTGTTATTACGACTTGTCTAGAAGAATTATCTATTTTTGATCAATTTAAAAATCATCGTGTCAAAGGCTTTTATACTTTTATGAAGACACGATTCATTTTTCAACTCCTCTATCGCAATGCCATTTTATACCTAACCGCCTTACGTTCTATTGATCGCCAAAGCGACCGTATCGAAGCCCAATTGGAAGATGCCACTCGTAACGAACAACTGATCGACATGATGGAGTTGGAAAAATCCATCGTCTATCTAAAGGCTTCACTCAAAATGAATGAGCGAATCGTTAAAAAGCTCTCCAGTAATACCTCAAGTCTCAAAAAATACGTTGAGGACGAAGACCTGCTGGAAGATACCTTAATTGAAACCCAACAGGCTATTGAAATGGCAGGTATTTATGAAAATGTCTTGAATGCAATGGCGGAAACTTCTGCAGCTATCATCAATAACAATCAGAACACCATTATGAAAACCTTGGCGCTGATGACGATGGCATTAGACATCCCAACTGTCATCTTCTCAGCTTACGGCATGAACTTCCAAAACAACTGGTTACCTCTAAATGGTCTGCCACACGCCTTCTGGTACATCGTTTTTATCGCTTCTGTACTCAGTATGTTGGTTGTGCTTTACTTTATCAGGAAAAAATGGTTTTGA